The Dioscorea cayenensis subsp. rotundata cultivar TDr96_F1 chromosome 19, TDr96_F1_v2_PseudoChromosome.rev07_lg8_w22 25.fasta, whole genome shotgun sequence genome includes a window with the following:
- the LOC120284013 gene encoding ADP-ribosylation factor GTPase-activating protein AGD2-like, whose protein sequence is MQVRSLTLDVKVWEPTILDLFRALGNTYCNSVWEELLLLQDESMDDLNIVMVPIKKPSPKDPLSEKERYIQSKYVEKHLIIKETVQPDLPMHTVRIWEAVKNNDVQTAYRLLVALDANPNTLYDEVHNDDHHTVDEQQSNSGFPDRKQFDPANCEKILGSGEPGDCLQGCSLLHLACHMGDPVMLELLLQFGADINLQDFHGRTPLHHCVLKRNDALAKYLIRRGAHTSISDCGGLTALERAMELGAITDEELFILLSS, encoded by the exons ATGCAGGTGCGGTCTTTGACACTAGATGTCAAAGTTTGGGAGCCAacaattttggatttatttcgTGCTTTGGGCAATACATACTGTAACTCTGTGTGGGAAGAACTACTGCTCCTTCAAGATGAAAG TATGGATGATTTGAATATAGTCATGGTGCCCATAAAAAAGCCAAGCCCTAAGGATCCTTTGTCTGAAAAGGAGAGGTACATCCAGTCCAAG TATGTAGAAAAACATCTGATTATCAAGGAAACTGTGCAACCTGATCTGCCTATGCACACTGTCCGTATTTGGGAAGCAGTCAAAAATAATGATGTGCAAACTGCTTATCGCCTGCTTGTAGCATTAGATGCAAATCCTAACACTCTATATGATGAGGTTCATAATGATGATCATCACACTGTTGATGAACAGCAGTCTAACAGTGGATTTCCTGACAGAAAACAGTTTGATCCAGCGAATTGTGAGAAAATTCTGGGTTCAGGTGAACCTGGAGATTGCTTACAAGGCTGTAGCCTCCTACATTTAGCATGTCATATGGGTGATCCTGTGATGCTTGAGCTGCTGCTGCAGTTTGGTGCTGACATAAATTTACAGGATTTCCATGGAAGGACTCCCCTTCACCATTGTGTCTTAAAGAGGAATGATGCCCTGGCTAAGTACTTAATAAGgag AGGTGCACACACTTCTATAAGTGACTGTGGCGGCCTTACTGCATTGGAGAGAGCAATGGAGTTAGGAGCAATAACAGATGAGGAACTTTTTATACTGCTATCATCATGA